A part of Streptomyces sp. NBC_01451 genomic DNA contains:
- a CDS encoding SDR family oxidoreductase, whose product MDLGLKDRVYVVTGATRGLGNAAARELVADGAKVVVTGRDEKTVAEAAAELGPGAVGVAADNADPEVAQRLVAAAREHFGRFNGILISVGGPAPGFVADNTDEQWRAAFDSVFLGAVRLARTAVAELEAGGVVGFVLSGSVHEPIPGLTISNGLRPGLAGFAKSLADEVGPRGIRVVGLLPARIDTDRVRELDGLSADPGATRAANESRIPLRRYGRPEEFGRTAAFLLSPAASYLTGVMVPVDGGMRHGF is encoded by the coding sequence ATGGATCTTGGACTGAAGGACCGGGTGTACGTCGTCACCGGAGCCACCCGCGGACTGGGCAACGCCGCCGCGCGCGAACTCGTCGCCGACGGCGCGAAGGTGGTCGTCACGGGGCGGGACGAGAAGACGGTCGCGGAGGCCGCCGCCGAACTGGGCCCCGGGGCGGTGGGCGTGGCCGCGGACAACGCCGACCCGGAGGTCGCGCAGCGGCTAGTCGCGGCGGCCCGCGAGCACTTCGGGCGCTTCAACGGCATCCTCATCAGCGTGGGCGGTCCGGCACCCGGGTTCGTCGCCGACAACACGGACGAACAGTGGCGGGCCGCGTTCGACTCGGTGTTCCTGGGGGCGGTACGGCTGGCCCGTACCGCCGTGGCGGAGCTGGAGGCGGGCGGGGTCGTCGGGTTCGTGCTGTCCGGGTCGGTGCACGAGCCGATTCCGGGGCTGACCATCTCCAACGGCCTGCGGCCGGGGCTCGCCGGGTTCGCCAAGTCCCTCGCGGACGAGGTGGGGCCGCGGGGGATCCGGGTGGTGGGGTTGCTGCCGGCGCGCATCGACACGGATCGCGTGCGCGAGCTGGACGGGCTGTCCGCGGATCCCGGGGCGACCCGGGCCGCCAACGAGTCGCGGATTCCGTTGCGGCGGTACGGGAGGCCGGAGGAGTTCGGCCGTACGGCGGCGTTTCTGCTGTCGCCCGCCGCGAGCTATCTGACGGGGGTCATGGTGCCTGTCGACGGGGGGATGCGGCACGGGTTCTGA
- a CDS encoding glycoside hydrolase family 15 protein — protein MPRIEDYALVGDHQTAALVGMNGSVDWLCLPRFDSAASFAALLGDERNGHWRIAPEGADRCTRRSYRPGTLVLDTEWETDEGAVRVTDLMPQRHRAPDLVRIVEGVRGEVTVRSTLRLRFDYGSVVPWMRRVNGHRVAVAGPDSVWLRTDEGVRTWGRDFTTYSEFTVAEGERVAFVLTWHPSHEPHPPFVDPYEALDTAVSDWRDWSARCTYDGPHRDAVVRSLITLKALTYAPTGGIVAAPTTSLPEELGGVRNWDYRYCWLRDSTLTLNALLAAGYHEEAESWRDWLLRAVAGDPADLQIMYGLAGERRLPEFELDWLPGFGGSAPVRIGNAAVRQLQLDVYGEVIDSLALARRSGLPSKPHMWRVQVALMEFLRTAWRQPDEGLWEVRGPRRHFVHSKVMAWVAADRAVRQLELNPKLNGGDLEGWRAMRDEVHREVCERGYDPERNTFTQFYGSRELDAAVLLLPRVGFLPPDDPRIVGTVDAVRDELGNNGFVRRYSTDGPVVDGLPGDEGVFLACSFWLADALHMIGRTKEARALFERLVGVTNDVGLLAEEYDPVADRQLGNFPQAFSHIGLVNTALALYGDERAG, from the coding sequence ATTCCCCGGATCGAGGACTACGCCCTCGTGGGCGACCACCAGACCGCCGCGCTCGTCGGCATGAACGGTTCCGTCGACTGGCTCTGTCTGCCCCGCTTCGACTCGGCCGCCTCTTTCGCCGCGCTGCTCGGCGACGAGCGCAACGGGCACTGGCGGATCGCCCCCGAGGGCGCCGACCGCTGCACCCGGCGCTCCTACCGGCCCGGCACCCTCGTCCTCGACACCGAATGGGAGACCGACGAGGGCGCGGTACGCGTCACCGACCTGATGCCCCAGCGGCATCGCGCCCCCGATCTCGTCCGGATCGTCGAGGGCGTACGCGGCGAGGTGACCGTCCGCAGCACGCTGCGGCTGCGGTTCGACTACGGGTCGGTCGTGCCGTGGATGCGCCGGGTGAACGGGCACCGGGTGGCCGTCGCGGGGCCGGACTCGGTGTGGCTGCGCACCGACGAAGGGGTGCGCACCTGGGGCCGGGACTTCACCACGTACTCGGAGTTCACCGTCGCCGAGGGCGAGCGGGTCGCGTTCGTGCTGACCTGGCATCCCTCGCACGAGCCGCATCCGCCGTTCGTCGACCCGTACGAGGCACTGGACACGGCCGTCTCGGACTGGCGGGACTGGTCGGCGCGCTGTACGTACGACGGGCCGCACCGGGACGCCGTCGTGCGCTCGCTGATCACCCTGAAGGCGCTGACGTACGCGCCGACCGGCGGCATCGTGGCCGCCCCCACCACCTCGCTCCCCGAGGAACTGGGCGGCGTACGCAACTGGGACTACCGCTACTGCTGGCTGCGCGACTCCACGCTCACCCTGAACGCGCTGCTGGCGGCGGGCTACCACGAGGAGGCCGAGAGCTGGCGCGACTGGCTGCTGCGGGCGGTGGCGGGCGACCCGGCGGACCTCCAGATCATGTACGGGCTCGCCGGTGAGCGTCGGCTGCCCGAGTTCGAACTGGACTGGCTGCCCGGTTTCGGCGGCTCGGCCCCGGTGCGCATCGGCAACGCGGCCGTGCGGCAGCTCCAGCTCGACGTGTACGGCGAGGTGATCGACTCACTGGCGCTGGCCCGGCGTTCGGGGCTGCCGTCCAAGCCGCACATGTGGCGGGTGCAGGTCGCGCTGATGGAGTTCCTCCGGACGGCCTGGCGGCAGCCCGACGAGGGGCTGTGGGAGGTGCGCGGCCCGCGCCGGCACTTCGTGCACTCGAAGGTGATGGCCTGGGTGGCGGCGGACCGCGCGGTGCGTCAGCTCGAACTCAACCCGAAGCTCAACGGCGGCGACCTCGAAGGCTGGCGGGCGATGCGCGACGAGGTGCACCGGGAGGTGTGCGAACGCGGCTACGACCCGGAGCGGAACACGTTCACGCAGTTCTACGGCTCCCGCGAACTCGACGCCGCCGTACTGCTCCTGCCCCGCGTCGGCTTCCTGCCCCCGGACGACCCGCGGATCGTCGGCACCGTCGACGCCGTCAGGGACGAACTGGGGAACAACGGATTCGTACGCCGCTACAGCACGGACGGTCCCGTGGTCGACGGGCTGCCTGGTGACGAGGGCGTGTTCCTGGCCTGCTCGTTCTGGCTGGCGGACGCCCTGCACATGATCGGCCGTACGAAGGAGGCACGCGCGCTCTTCGAACGCCTGGTCGGCGTCACCAACGACGTGGGGCTGCTGGCGGAGGAGTACGACCCGGTCGCCGACCGCCAGCTCGGCAACTTCCCCCAGGCGTTCAGCCACATCGGCCTCGTCAACACGGCCCTCGCCCTGTACGGCGACGAGCGGGCAGGATAG
- a CDS encoding SURF1 family cytochrome oxidase biogenesis protein — MYRFLLSRQWVILTLVALLLIPTMIRLGIWQMHRYEERSARNQLVADALSAEPVPVEKLTSPGHTVTTDERYHSVSAKGHFDTEDEVVVRRRTNSDDEVGYHVLTPFVLADGRVLLVNRGWIPSDGPSQTAFPTIPAPPRGEITVTGRLMPAETTAASGIKDLKGLPDRQVMLINSEQEARRLGAEVLGGYIVLTTPEPKGDTPELLGRPGDENAALNYAYAIQWWLFSAGVPLGWVILVRRERRDRAEAEAAAREARESPDAEPAAV; from the coding sequence GTGTACCGCTTCCTCTTGTCCCGGCAGTGGGTGATCCTCACGCTGGTCGCCCTCCTTCTCATCCCCACGATGATCAGGCTGGGCATCTGGCAGATGCACCGCTACGAGGAGCGCAGCGCCCGCAACCAGCTGGTCGCCGACGCGCTGTCCGCCGAGCCGGTGCCCGTGGAGAAGCTGACCTCCCCCGGACACACCGTCACCACCGACGAGCGCTACCACTCCGTGAGCGCCAAGGGTCACTTCGACACCGAGGACGAGGTGGTCGTCCGCCGCCGCACCAACTCCGACGACGAGGTCGGCTACCACGTGCTGACCCCCTTCGTCCTGGCCGACGGCAGGGTCCTGCTGGTCAACCGGGGCTGGATCCCCTCGGACGGGCCGAGCCAGACCGCGTTCCCCACGATCCCGGCGCCCCCGAGGGGCGAGATCACCGTCACCGGGCGGCTGATGCCCGCCGAGACGACCGCGGCGAGCGGCATCAAGGACCTCAAGGGGCTGCCGGACCGGCAGGTCATGCTGATCAACAGCGAGCAGGAGGCCCGGCGGCTGGGCGCCGAGGTGCTCGGCGGCTACATCGTGCTGACGACGCCCGAACCGAAGGGCGACACCCCGGAGCTGCTGGGCAGACCCGGCGACGAGAACGCCGCGCTGAACTACGCCTACGCCATCCAGTGGTGGCTGTTCTCCGCGGGTGTTCCCCTGGGCTGGGTGATCCTCGTGCGCCGCGAACGCCGGGACCGGGCGGAGGCCGAGGCGGCGGCGCGTGAAGCGCGGGAATCGCCGGACGCGGAGCCCGCCGCCGTGTGA
- a CDS encoding DEDDh family exonuclease: MLEDLTPTPSPAPWPAAYPQGYAVVDVETTGLSRDDRIISAAVYRLDARGEVEDHWYTTVNPERDPGPVWIHGLTSDALEGSPLFVDIAEEFASRLADRVLVAHNAVFDWSMIAREYARAEREAPVRQRLCTIALSKELGLPLPNHKLETLAAHFGVVQQRAHHALDDARVLAEAFRPSLHAAARGGVRLPLLECRALTEWSAPATGSARPQIGRQASGGYGGSGGYQPASWRPSRKRPACPYPNPGRYEDGKPLRQGMRVAFSGDTSVERDLLEDRAVEAGLHVATSLSRLTSLLVTNDPDSMTSKVVKARQFGTPVVDEAAFGQLLRDVEPAAGQ, translated from the coding sequence ATGCTCGAAGACCTGACGCCCACGCCGTCCCCCGCCCCGTGGCCGGCCGCATATCCCCAGGGATACGCGGTCGTTGACGTCGAGACGACCGGTCTGTCCCGGGACGACCGGATAATCTCCGCCGCCGTCTACCGGCTGGACGCGCGCGGTGAGGTCGAGGACCACTGGTACACGACGGTCAACCCGGAGCGGGATCCGGGGCCGGTGTGGATCCACGGGCTGACGAGCGACGCCCTGGAAGGCTCCCCGCTCTTCGTGGACATCGCCGAGGAGTTCGCGTCCCGGCTCGCCGACCGGGTGCTCGTCGCGCACAACGCCGTCTTCGACTGGTCGATGATCGCCCGGGAGTACGCGCGCGCGGAGCGCGAGGCGCCGGTGCGTCAGCGGCTGTGCACCATCGCGCTGTCCAAGGAACTGGGGCTGCCCCTGCCCAACCACAAGCTGGAGACACTGGCCGCGCACTTCGGGGTCGTCCAGCAGCGGGCCCACCACGCGCTGGACGACGCGCGGGTGCTCGCCGAGGCGTTCCGGCCCAGCCTGCACGCGGCGGCCCGGGGCGGCGTACGGCTGCCGCTGCTGGAGTGCCGGGCGCTGACGGAGTGGTCGGCGCCGGCGACCGGTTCCGCCCGGCCCCAGATCGGACGGCAGGCGTCCGGGGGTTACGGAGGCTCCGGCGGCTACCAGCCGGCCAGTTGGCGGCCGTCCCGCAAGCGGCCCGCGTGTCCGTACCCCAACCCGGGGCGGTACGAGGACGGCAAGCCGCTCAGGCAGGGCATGCGGGTGGCGTTCTCCGGGGACACCTCGGTCGAGCGCGACCTGCTGGAGGACCGGGCCGTCGAGGCGGGGCTGCATGTCGCGACGAGCCTGTCCCGGCTGACCAGCCTGCTCGTCACCAACGACCCCGACTCCATGACCTCGAAGGTGGTCAAGGCCCGGCAGTTCGGCACGCCGGTCGTCGACGAGGCGGCCTTCGGGCAGCTCCTGCGGGACGTGGAACCCGCGGCGGGGCAATGA
- a CDS encoding sterol desaturase family protein has protein sequence MPNLPDVVAWSIPAFVLLTVIEMISVRIHPEENAAGYEAKDAATSVGMGLGSLAFDFLWKIPILAVYTAIYELTPLRVPVLWWTVPLMLLAQDFFYYWSHRGHHVVRILWACHVVHHSSRSFNLTTALRQPWTTLTVWPFYVPLVALGVHPAALAFCSSTNLVYQFWIHTERIHRMPRWFEYVLNTPSHHRVHHASQGGYLDRNFGGILIVWDRLFGSFVAETERPVYGLTKNINTFNPVKVATHEYVAIVKDIKAAGSWRERAGRVFGGPGWQPAHPHREPAEETVVA, from the coding sequence ATGCCCAACCTTCCCGACGTCGTGGCCTGGTCGATACCCGCCTTCGTGCTGCTCACCGTGATCGAGATGATCAGTGTCCGGATCCACCCCGAGGAGAACGCCGCCGGGTACGAGGCCAAGGACGCGGCGACCAGTGTCGGCATGGGACTCGGGAGCCTGGCCTTCGACTTCCTCTGGAAGATCCCGATCCTCGCCGTGTACACGGCGATCTACGAACTCACCCCGCTCCGCGTCCCCGTCCTGTGGTGGACCGTCCCGCTCATGCTGCTCGCGCAGGACTTCTTCTACTACTGGTCCCACCGCGGCCACCACGTCGTCCGCATCCTCTGGGCCTGCCACGTCGTCCACCATTCGAGCCGCAGCTTCAACCTCACCACGGCCCTGCGCCAGCCCTGGACCACGCTCACCGTCTGGCCGTTCTACGTCCCTCTCGTCGCCCTCGGCGTGCACCCGGCCGCGCTCGCCTTCTGCTCCTCCACGAACCTCGTCTACCAGTTCTGGATCCACACCGAGCGGATCCACCGCATGCCCCGGTGGTTCGAGTACGTCCTCAACACGCCCTCCCACCACCGCGTCCACCACGCCTCCCAAGGCGGCTACCTGGACCGCAACTTCGGCGGCATCCTCATCGTCTGGGACCGCCTGTTCGGCTCGTTCGTCGCCGAGACCGAACGGCCTGTCTACGGGTTGACGAAGAACATCAACACGTTCAACCCGGTCAAGGTCGCCACCCATGAGTACGTCGCGATCGTCAAGGACATCAAGGCGGCGGGCAGTTGGCGTGAGCGCGCCGGGCGGGTGTTCGGGGGGCCCGGCTGGCAGCCCGCGCACCCGCACCGGGAACCGGCCGAAGAGACCGTCGTCGCGTGA
- a CDS encoding lysoplasmalogenase, which produces MRPARVLLAAFALTAAVDLTALAAGSDTGHALAKPLLMPLLAAHTHVRGAPRLLTVALLLGWAGDVLLLSDADPAFLAGMASFAAGHVCYLALFRRYGDEDRDANGTPRARAARVRLAGVYALALAGTLAVLWPGLPAELRVPVAGYSLLLTAMAHRANALGLLTGMGGALFLLSDTLIATGVAGLPQLPRPDFWIMLTYLAAQWLLAGGVLAAAGTAAPSPVTSSGSAPAAR; this is translated from the coding sequence GTGAGGCCGGCCCGGGTTCTCCTCGCCGCCTTCGCCCTCACGGCGGCCGTCGACCTGACCGCCCTCGCGGCCGGCTCCGACACCGGGCACGCCCTCGCCAAGCCCCTTCTGATGCCTCTCCTCGCCGCCCACACCCATGTGCGCGGCGCCCCGCGACTCCTCACCGTCGCCCTTCTCCTCGGCTGGGCCGGCGACGTCCTGCTCCTCTCCGACGCCGATCCGGCGTTCCTGGCCGGCATGGCCTCCTTCGCGGCCGGCCACGTCTGCTACCTCGCCCTCTTCCGGAGGTACGGCGACGAGGACCGAGACGCGAACGGCACCCCACGCGCGCGTGCCGCACGCGTCCGGCTCGCGGGGGTCTACGCCCTGGCCCTGGCCGGCACCCTCGCCGTCCTCTGGCCCGGCCTTCCCGCCGAACTCCGTGTCCCCGTCGCCGGTTACAGCCTCCTGCTGACCGCGATGGCCCACCGGGCCAACGCACTCGGGCTCCTCACCGGCATGGGCGGCGCGCTCTTCCTGCTGTCCGACACGCTCATCGCGACCGGCGTCGCCGGCCTGCCCCAGCTGCCCCGACCCGACTTCTGGATCATGCTCACGTACCTCGCCGCCCAGTGGCTCCTGGCCGGCGGTGTACTCGCGGCGGCCGGAACCGCGGCACCTTCACCCGTCACGTCCAGCGGATCGGCACCGGCAGCGCGGTGA
- a CDS encoding CopD family protein — MRTRGGGRPGTGPAVAVLVLVALAALIPLLGPSVALDGTGEAAAPGVGGIGLLRTVLFAALCVPVGELFVRRLAGGLPGAPPERARGWAPYAAGAGFVAALGLASVVSTGNLVPHSLAAIDVGGLYQSRDGKLALLEVNGFAAASLCALSARPATQVWPLAAVAVAEALRAHPAPETDPLTGSALTFVHLTCAALWVGGLLYVLRTLPLWEAAREARVALLGLYARVAAVLLALITATGIWSTLRRMPPDTVLDQLTSTAYGRTLLAKVIVVAAVAVLALWARLRLSRAADPLTACSPARAEVVVLGLVVAVSGLLTALPVPIRWT, encoded by the coding sequence ATGAGAACGCGCGGCGGCGGACGTCCCGGTACCGGACCGGCCGTCGCGGTGCTCGTGCTGGTGGCGTTGGCCGCGCTGATACCGCTGCTCGGCCCGTCCGTCGCGCTGGACGGCACCGGGGAGGCCGCAGCGCCCGGCGTGGGCGGGATCGGGCTGCTGCGGACGGTGCTGTTCGCCGCGCTGTGTGTCCCGGTGGGCGAACTGTTCGTGCGGAGGCTGGCCGGCGGGCTGCCCGGGGCGCCGCCGGAGCGGGCGCGCGGCTGGGCACCGTACGCGGCCGGTGCCGGTTTCGTCGCCGCGCTGGGGCTGGCCTCGGTGGTGTCGACCGGCAACCTCGTGCCGCACAGCCTGGCCGCCATCGATGTGGGCGGCCTGTACCAGTCCCGGGACGGCAAACTCGCGCTGCTGGAGGTCAACGGGTTCGCCGCGGCGAGCCTGTGCGCCCTCTCGGCCCGTCCGGCCACGCAGGTCTGGCCGTTGGCTGCCGTGGCCGTGGCGGAGGCGCTGCGGGCCCATCCGGCACCGGAGACCGATCCGCTGACCGGCTCGGCGCTGACGTTCGTCCATCTGACGTGCGCGGCGCTGTGGGTGGGCGGACTGCTGTACGTACTGCGGACGTTGCCCCTCTGGGAGGCCGCCCGGGAGGCACGCGTCGCGTTGCTGGGCCTCTACGCGCGCGTGGCTGCCGTTCTGCTCGCCCTGATCACCGCCACGGGCATCTGGAGCACCCTGCGCCGGATGCCGCCGGACACGGTCCTGGACCAGCTGACGTCGACTGCGTACGGCCGCACCCTGCTCGCCAAGGTGATCGTCGTGGCCGCCGTCGCCGTCCTCGCCCTGTGGGCGCGGCTGCGGCTGAGCCGGGCGGCCGACCCGCTGACCGCGTGCTCCCCCGCGCGCGCGGAGGTCGTCGTGCTGGGGCTGGTGGTCGCCGTGTCGGGGCTGCTCACCGCGCTGCCGGTGCCGATCCGCTGGACGTGA
- a CDS encoding S8 family peptidase, which produces MSASHPRSRRAVAIPVGMVMASAFAFLPNIQAVAADAATTTGASAVTADATSLSYVVNVFPGFGTSRHLQKAISQAGGTIVTSYDRIGVVVVHSANPDFAKIIRKVPGVQSAGNTRNAPLPAQSTTDEGAPKVLSAAEVASATAAATAGQDPLEPLQWDLPAIKADKAHEKSLGSSKVTVAVIDTGVDDTHPDIAPNFDRAASVNCVTGKPDTTDGAWRPTAGESPHGTHVAGEIAAAKNGVGVTGVAPGVKVSGIKVSTTAGYFYTEAVVCGFVWAAEHGVDVTNNSYYTDPWYFNCKNDPDQKALVDAITRATQYAEHKGVVNVAAAGNENYDLAADEITDPVSPNDATPSDRVVDPSKCYDIPTQLPGVVTVAATGAKGIKSSFSNHGLGVIDIAAPGGDSTRYQTPAPPATSGLILGPLPGGTWGYMAGTSMASPHVAGVAALIKSTHPRASAALVKALLYAEADATPCTDPYDINGDGKVDAVCEGPKNHNGFYGHGIADALDAVTK; this is translated from the coding sequence ATGTCAGCGTCCCACCCGCGCTCCCGTCGCGCCGTGGCGATCCCGGTCGGAATGGTCATGGCGTCGGCGTTCGCCTTCCTGCCGAACATCCAGGCCGTCGCGGCCGACGCCGCGACCACCACCGGTGCCTCCGCCGTCACGGCCGACGCGACGTCGCTCAGCTATGTCGTCAACGTGTTCCCCGGGTTCGGCACCTCCCGGCACCTGCAGAAGGCCATCTCCCAGGCCGGCGGCACGATCGTCACCTCGTACGACCGGATAGGCGTGGTCGTCGTCCACTCGGCGAACCCCGACTTCGCGAAGATCATCCGCAAGGTGCCGGGCGTCCAGTCGGCCGGCAACACGCGCAACGCGCCGCTGCCCGCGCAGTCGACCACCGACGAGGGCGCCCCGAAGGTGCTCTCCGCGGCGGAGGTCGCGAGTGCCACCGCCGCCGCCACCGCGGGCCAGGACCCGCTGGAGCCGTTGCAGTGGGACCTGCCCGCCATCAAGGCGGACAAGGCGCACGAGAAGTCCCTCGGCAGCTCCAAGGTGACCGTCGCCGTGATCGACACCGGCGTCGACGACACCCACCCGGACATCGCGCCGAACTTCGACCGCGCGGCCTCCGTCAACTGCGTGACGGGCAAGCCCGACACCACCGACGGGGCCTGGCGGCCGACCGCGGGCGAGAGCCCGCACGGCACGCACGTGGCCGGTGAGATCGCCGCCGCGAAGAACGGTGTCGGCGTCACGGGCGTCGCGCCCGGCGTGAAGGTGTCCGGCATCAAGGTGTCGACCACGGCCGGCTACTTCTACACCGAGGCCGTCGTCTGCGGCTTCGTGTGGGCGGCCGAGCACGGCGTCGACGTCACGAACAACAGCTATTACACGGACCCCTGGTACTTCAACTGCAAGAACGACCCGGACCAGAAGGCCCTGGTCGACGCCATCACGCGGGCGACGCAGTACGCGGAGCACAAGGGTGTCGTCAACGTCGCGGCGGCCGGCAACGAGAACTACGACCTCGCGGCCGACGAGATCACCGACCCGGTCTCCCCCAACGACGCGACCCCCTCGGACCGGGTCGTCGACCCCTCCAAGTGCTACGACATACCGACCCAGCTCCCGGGCGTGGTGACGGTCGCCGCGACCGGCGCCAAGGGCATCAAGTCGTCCTTCTCCAACCACGGCCTGGGCGTCATCGACATCGCCGCCCCCGGTGGCGACTCGACCCGCTACCAGACCCCGGCACCGCCGGCCACCAGCGGCCTGATCCTCGGCCCGCTGCCCGGCGGCACGTGGGGCTACATGGCCGGTACGTCGATGGCGTCCCCGCACGTCGCGGGTGTGGCCGCCCTGATCAAGTCGACGCACCCGCGCGCGTCGGCCGCCCTGGTGAAGGCGCTCCTGTACGCCGAGGCGGACGCCACGCCGTGCACGGACCCGTACGACATCAACGGTGACGGCAAGGTCGACGCGGTGTGCGAGGGCCCGAAGAACCACAACGGCTTCTACGGCCACGGCATCGCGGACGCGCTGGACGCGGTGACGAAGTAG